In Hippoglossus stenolepis isolate QCI-W04-F060 chromosome 13, HSTE1.2, whole genome shotgun sequence, a single genomic region encodes these proteins:
- the LOC118120228 gene encoding protein FAM237A-like has product MVPVLLNAPLAAVFILSSMCAVPLRGQKPGQVDPLAAQRSNPKCWDSSSALLLEMRSPRIADTVPAFWDLMVFLRASDNSKHTDLFWDLARVFWDMYVDCVLSRSHGLGRRHVTAVHSLITDKSFRFNSSGLNSQSWLSVRVRRRGHMKTLKTKPKSNKHYHK; this is encoded by the exons ATGGTCCCTGTGCTCCTGAACGCACCGTTGGCCGCAGTGTTTATACTGAGCTCCATGTGTGCCGTGCCGCTCCGGGGCCAGAAGCCGGGTCAGGTGGACCCCCTGGCGGCCCAGCGCTCCAACCCGAAGTGCTGGGACTCCTCCTCGGCGCTGCTGCTGGAGATGCGCTCCCCGAGGATCGCAGACACGGTGCCCGCCTTCTGGGACCTGATGGTTTTCCTCAGGGCGTCagacaacagcaaacacacggATCTCTTCTGGGACCTGGCCCGGGTCTTCTGGGACATGTACGTGGACTGTGTGCTGTCCAGGAGCCACGGCCTGGGCCGGAGACACGTCACCGCCGTACACTCCCTCATCACTGACA AGTCCTTCAGGTTCAACAGCTCCGGCTTGAACTCTCAGTCGTGGCTCAGCGTCAGAGTGAGACGCAGAGGACACATGAAGACCCTGAAGACCAAAcccaaatcaaacaaacattacCACAAATAA